The following coding sequences lie in one Arachis hypogaea cultivar Tifrunner chromosome 9, arahy.Tifrunner.gnm2.J5K5, whole genome shotgun sequence genomic window:
- the LOC112710864 gene encoding nuclear transcription factor Y subunit C-3: MDPHQGHNQNPSMGVGGSGAQFPYGSNPYQPNQMTSSPGMVVPPIGTIQSTGQPATAQLGQHQLAYQHIHQQQQQQQQMQLQQQLQSFWANQYQEIEKVTDFKNHSLPLARIKKIMKADEDVRMISAEAPVIFARACEMFILELTLRSWNHTEENKRRTLQKNDIAAAITRTDIFDFLVDIVPREDLKDEVLTSVPGGTTAVPGPADSIPYCYMPPQHAQVGAAGVMMGNPAMDPNLYAQQPHPYIAPQMWPQPPEQQQSPSDH, encoded by the coding sequence ATGGATCCTCACCAAGGTCATAACCAAAACCCATCCATGGGAGTTGGTGGCAGCGGAGCACAATTCCCCTATGGTTCCAATCCATACCAGCCCAACCAAATGACTAGCTCACCTGGGATGGTTGTTCCACCAATTGGGACCATTCAATCCACTGGTCAGCCTGCTACAGCTCAATTGGGCCAACATCAACTGGCTTATCAACATATTCAtcaacaacaacagcagcaacaGCAGATGCAACTTCAGCAACAACTTCAGTCCTTTTGGGCTAACCAATACCAAGAAATTGAGAAGGTAACTGATTTCAAGAACCACAGCCTTCCCCTGGCAAGGATCAAGAAGATCATGAAGGCTGATGAGGATGTCAGGATGATATCGGCCGAAGCGCCGGTCATATTTGCGAGGGCATGCGAAATGTTCATACTGGAGTTGACATTGCGATCATGGAATCACACTGAAGAGAACAAGAGGAGGACTCTTCAAAAGAATGACATTGCTGCTGCAATTACAAGAACCGATATCTTCGATTTCTTGGTTGACATTGTGCCCAGGGAGGATCTGAAAGATGAAGTGCTTACGTCAGTGCCAGGAGGAACAACGGCTGTTCCAGGGCCAGCTGATTCTATTCCTTACTGCTATATGCCGCCACAGCATGCACAAGTTGGAGCTGCAGGAGTCATGATGGGTAATCCTGCAATGGACCCCAATTTATATGCTCAGCAGCCTCATCCCTACATCGCACCGCAAATGTGGCCACAGCCACCAGAGCAACAACAGTCGCCTTCGGATCATTGA